A segment of the Bacteroidales bacterium genome:
AATTTCCGTCAGAGTCAATATTAATATTGGCACCACCTGCTTCAAGAGCATTTAAGTCTCCACCATAATTAATAGCCCAATCGTCGTTGGCTCTAATTTTGAAGGATCCGGAAGAAACTAAGTCTAGAGTAACTGTAAATACATTATTTGCAGCATCCCAAGTCATATTGGTATCATCACTCCATCCACCAGGAGTGGCATCACCGATTAAACCCCAGCGATTAAATGAATAAGTATATTCATTTGGATGGCTGAGATCTAAAGTTATAGAATAATCAGCTTCAACATCAACAACAATATTTGCACCACCAACACTTAAGTTTCCATCTGCGGCATCGCTACCGTAGTTATAGTCCCAATTATGGTTTGCTCTGAATTTGAATTGAGCAGCCGTTAATGTTTGAACACCTCTCCAAGTTTTTGATGTAGGATTATAGGTTAAAGGTGTTTCATCACCCCAACCACCAGCTGTAGCATCACCAATTACTCCCCAGACGGTTGCAACGGCAGTAAATGTCATTGCATCTGTATTGGCATTTATTTTATAATAACCTGCATCTGCAACGATATTTCCACCATTAGGATCTAAGTTACCAGCTCCATCAGTTCCGTAATTAGGTCCATCCCAATTCATTTGACTAGCAAATTTCCACTGATTAGAAGCATTTGCCATATAAACATAGCCTTCTAAATTATCTGGAGAAGCAATGGTGCTAATTATTTGAGGTGATTTATCTGGTGACCAATTTGCTAATCCTGAACCAGGAT
Coding sequences within it:
- a CDS encoding SusF/SusE family outer membrane protein gives rise to the protein DAFVSELTGLEKYTTYHVRAFATNSAGTSYGSDIEFTTLADIQTWNIPGDYVEASYPGSGLANWSPDKSPQIISTIASPDNLEGYVYMANASNQWKFASQMNWDGPNYGTDGAGNLDPNGGNIVADAGYYKINANTDAMTFTAVATVWGVIGDATAGGWGDETPLTYNPTSKTWRGVQTLTAAQFKFRANHNWDYNYGSDAADGNLSVGGANIVVDVEADYSITLDLSHPNEYTYSFNRWGLIGDATPGGWSDDTNMTWDAANNVFTVTLDLVSSGSFKIRANDDWAINYGGDLNALEAGGANINIDSDGNYTVTFDPWGLTATVTKN